TGATGTAGGCAAAAAACTGAGCTGATCAATTATTTGTTGAGTTATCTTTTGTAGTTTATCTTCTTTCATAATTATTTCCAGTTTTTGTAGTTTTTTAAGTTCTTCCTTGATACACAATTTAATATGGGGAACTTCCAAAGGCAAGTAAGGCACAAGGGTGTGTTCCTCTGTGATTTTCTTTAATAAATTGACTTCTTTAAGGGATGCAGTTACATCAATGAAATCTTCACTAGTAAAATCTTTTCTAGATTTCCCACTGTTACGCAGTTTTAAGAAATATTCACCAATTTCTGCACTTCCCCGTGTACCGCTTAAAATTATCACTATCTGGCTTTTAGTTTTAGAATtctcaaaatttataaaaaaatgttCCAATACCTTGATTGGGAAATTACTTTCATCATCCCAGCCATCAATAATTACTAAGTTGAGAGAACAAGGATCAAGTTTATGAAAGAGAACTGTCATCTCTCCGTGAAGGTTACCTGTATCTTCTGGAAGCAGATCAGGTATTATAATGTGGACTTGAGATGTTCCTGACAAAATATTTTTAATAATGTGGGTTGTGTGTGTTTTCCCACTTCCAGTCCAGCCAACCATCCACAATAAGGAAGGCCTTTCAATTTTATTTGGTAAAATTTTCTTCAAAGAATTAATTATCACACCTATAGCCATCTCTTGCCCTATAACATACAAGGACAACTGATCCTTCAAGTTATCTAAAGGTAGCACCATATTCTTCTTTTCTTCACATTTTGCTTTTTGGTAAACAAAGAATTGTGATAATCCCACAGTTAAAAATAATAATGAAAACAAAAGGACAATCATATACATTACAATTTTACTAAATGCTTTGATAAGCTTCCATAACAGAGATGGATTCTTTATATCTTGGTTGCTTGACTTTTCAGAAATTCTCTGTTTCTTTCTTGATGAACTTGCTTGAAGCATCAAGCTGTTATCATTTTTCAAGAAGTCTGTAAAAAGCCTCTTGTGTGCATGGTGCTCATGTTCCTCAGGCACAAAGCTTGAATGTCCATCACTGTCATCACTTGATACACTACTCTCCTCACTCTCATCAGGTTCATCAAGtggagttttattattattatgagtgTAAGTAGGTGTTGAAAAACTTCTAGATAAAGAATTCCAACCACTAACTTCACTGATGGATGTAAGCTGGAGCAGATTGGAAGATACTGAACCAACTGTTCTCCTCCTAAGGGATGTGCGGCAGTCATCCACGCTTGCTCTTCCAAAACGGTCAGATTTGTGAGTAAAAAATGCAGTAAGGTTACGCCCAGGTGATTTACCTCTTAGTTTCTTTCTTGCAGAGTGCAGGGAAGAGGACGAGGGTGACAACTCTGGCTGAAGAGACAGTGATCTACGTGATGGCTTGTTCCTAGGACTACCAGATGACTCAAAGACAAACCCTTCCATAACAAACCTGTATGAGAGAAATAAATTTAGAAGTTGAAAATTATACTGGGTTTAAAACATCATCTAAAATTATAAAAGCTCTTAAAACTACTACTAATGGGTAATTCACCATGTAGGACCTCAATAAGCCTAACAGATTTCTTGTTTCCACGTATGAGAACTAGAAACAAAATAAAGTATAGTACAGTATTTGGATTTCAGGCACTGTACTATATTGTACTATGAAAAAGATGTCCGTTCAAGGATGGAGTCAGAgggttggggctagcctcaccgaaCTTTGCATGGTGACTGGTGGTAGTTGGGGGATGGTCAAAGGGGGGTCTggttcttcttccctctcttttgATActccctctaccgtccagcccctctcctgggctggacggtagagcgacggtcttgcttcatgcaggtcggtgttcaatctccGAAcgggcaagtggttgggcaccattcctccccccaaccccccctacccatgccagatccttatcctgaccccttcccagtgctatatatagtcgcaatggcttggcgctttcccctttaaAAATTATTCTATTATTCCTTTGATACTACCTTTCAAAACATCCGGCCTGACCGGCACTCATCTGGTCCAAATGGCTGTGAATGGCCTGATGTTAAGTGTCAGGCCAGGCCATGATGTTAAGTGTTAATGTTAAGTGTCACGCTAACGCCACAAACAAACGTGACAGCCACAAGAGTCAGCGTTACAGAGAAGGTAACTTACAGCTGACAGTGACGTGCTGGTAAGGTCTTTCCTCCTGGTACTTCTTGTTGGTTGTTGGTTGAGGGAAGACGATGACCAGCTGTAGTTTGTACttattactgctgttgttgttattgtcctTGGGttgggggcagctacagcacagaGGTCGTGCAAGTCTCTCGTCTTCCAGGTCACACAACCTTAATATATTCACATTTCTTCCCTCACACATTAAACACAATATcttatttttatattataataccttattaaaatttaatttactttATTTTGTGTAAGTGGCAATATGAAACATTGTACAGTAACTGTTAGTATATGATATGAAAAACTTTGTTATGTGAGCTTTTATGGATTTTTATAAACTTCACTAACATAATATTCATGACTGTTTTCTATAATAACAGATAATGACACATATTAAAAAAGCTATAACTTAGTTAtaaagttattatatatatagttaggGTGAGTTATATATTAATAATCACTTGGACAGAAGTGTGCCATACTccgaggtcacgtgactgttggCAACACACCCGgccagtgtacagtgttggggacaggaagccgcttGTGCCACACAACACTTGACTTAACTCCCGGGATCTgtttactaggtgaacagaggcattaggtgaaaggaaacgccccCAACCATTTGTGTCCCGCCCGGGAGTCGAACCCAAACTCCCTTGTTGTGAGTCGAGACAGAAACCAACTCTACTAAGagatcatatataatatatataataataatgtatttataAGATATACGAATGATCATATTACAGTTGTCACACATGTTTTTATATTTGTTTAGGTTAGTGTAGTTAGGGAGAGTTGTGGGTAGAGGTGTATAGAGCCctgagccccaagccccaagcCTTGTGCCCTGAGCCCCAAGCCTTGAGCCCCAAGCCCTGAGCCCCAAGCCCTGAGCCCCATGCCTTGAGCCCTGAGCCCCAAACCTTGTGCCCTGAGCCCCGAGCCCTGAGCCCGAGCCCCAAGCCCTGAGCCCGAGCCCCAAGCCCTGAGCCCTGAGCCCGAGCCCCAAGCCCTGAGCCCTGAGCCCGAGCCCCAAGCCCTGAGCCCTGAGCCCGAGCCCAGGTAACgtgaccaccagacaccacacactcacaccttggaTTCTTACCAACATAACTGTAAAGATGTGAAGGCATATCAGGGCTCCAGTAATAGTCTACTTGTAAACTGGTCAGTGTACCTGTGTGTGAGGGCGTGTTTGTCCCTCGTACAGCAACAATCCTAAATTAACAGTTCATATATTAGCTTACATTACATTctggtacgtagtgatcatatcgcctcttttttcttctatattcgagttttggcatatttaatgcctctaaccctctcctcgtagctcttgtccttcagttctgggagccacttagtggcatgtctttgcactttttccagtttgtttatgtgcttcttaagatatgggaactattcaactgctgcatattccagctttgaaaCAACACAACAGACATTCGGCACCTCTTTGGGCCCTTTTGAACTACTAAATCATTTTAAGTATATAATTAATCAATATGTGTTTTATTACATGTTAATATATGAGTTTCATGCCCAATATGAGACTTAGATACCCTAATACCATATATGGATTCAGTATTCGGACAATTCATCACTTTTACTAATTGTCGTTCTAGTTATTGTGGTCCTCTCCTAGGCTAACTACTTGGAACTCGCCTAGGTCTacactcacccagttgtgtttgcgggggttgagctttggctctttggtcctgcctctcaactgtcaatcaactggtgtacagattcctgagcctactgggctcttatcatatctacatttgaaactgtgtatggagtcacccttcaccacatcactgcctaatgcattccatttgttaactactctgacactgagaaagtgtttcctaacgtctctgtggctcatttgggtactaagcaaCTGACCtttcccaagatgcaacccacaacaattaCCTAACacttgagtacctatttactgctgggtaaacaggtATCAGGTGAAAAAATATGTGCTCAAACATGTTCATCCTGCTCAGGCATTGAACCCTGGATCATTTAGTTGGTGCCTGCTCCACACTACAGAATACATAAGACAgttataataaaaaaattactATTGTAATAagctgtagagagaatgttattgACTGATATAATATACTCGCTACAAAGCACATTTTCATGAGATGGTATActgtactattcataatttttctcttagATTGAGAAGCCATTATAGGGTCTTGTGGCCCTAGAGAAGCCACTCTGCTTAAGAAACAAAACCATTTTAAaggctgaaaggcttctgtggaTTTGAGATTTTTTTTCTAACCTTTAAAATATTTTGAGTTCTggctactgatttttttttttttaagtaaagcATTCACAACAGTTAGAAGCAGGTGAAGTATTTACTGCCCAGTTCTACGTACTCTATTACATAAtatgtattttttgttttgaGGTGTGTTAAGATTAACTGTGTCACCACAGGTACCTGAGTTGCCACGATGGGTTTGTGCTGTGGCATCAGTTGGCTGTACGCCATACTAGTCACAGCATTAGGTATTGCTTTATGCAACATTTTCACAAGAAAAAAGAAGGATTTGAAAGGCAAACATGTTTTGGTGAGTTCTGCTAACTTTTGTAGCAATTATATATTTTTACTGTTAAaatgattatactggtataataataataataataataataatataataataattagggGAAAAGTACATAAAAAATGGTATGCAAGAAGGAATTGGATCACCTTTTATCTCTCTTCATAACATTGTAGCTCCCTCATATCTTTACTGCATCATGTAACTTAGAGCCTTTCAAGTTTAGGACATGTGGGTATTAAACAACCTCCATATATTAATATTCTAATTACCATTGTCTTGCATTTGATTCTGTTCtctgaggaagg
This is a stretch of genomic DNA from Procambarus clarkii isolate CNS0578487 chromosome 45, FALCON_Pclarkii_2.0, whole genome shotgun sequence. It encodes these proteins:
- the LOC123769989 gene encoding torsin-1A codes for the protein MEGFVFESSGSPRNKPSRRSLSLQPELSPSSSSLHSARKKLRGKSPGRNLTAFFTHKSDRFGRASVDDCRTSLRRRTVGSVSSNLLQLTSISEVSGWNSLSRSFSTPTYTHNNNKTPLDEPDESEESSVSSDDSDGHSSFVPEEHEHHAHKRLFTDFLKNDNSLMLQASSSRKKQRISEKSSNQDIKNPSLLWKLIKAFSKIVMYMIVLLFSLLFLTVGLSQFFVYQKAKCEEKKNMVLPLDNLKDQLSLYVIGQEMAIGVIINSLKKILPNKIERPSLLWMVGWTGSGKTHTTHIIKNILSGTSQVHIIIPDLLPEDTGNLHGEMTVLFHKLDPCSLNLVIIDGWDDESNFPIKVLEHFFINFENSKTKSQIVIILSGTRGSAEIGEYFLKLRNSGKSRKDFTSEDFIDVTASLKEVNLLKKITEEHTLVPYLPLEVPHIKLCIKEELKKLQKLEIIMKEDKLQKITQQIIDQLSFLPTSYLLVAASGCKRVQPLLALLLSGHR